Within the Legionellales bacterium genome, the region GCCTTAACATTGAAATAAAAACGCTGTTGCATGGCTCTACTCTCCTTGAGCACAGGCTCTCCTCAAGTATAGATTATTTAATTTAATTTGCGTTTATCTAAGGTAATTTCAGGAGGATGAGTCACTGAGAAGGGAATATCCCATTGCGCGTGTTCGCATAAATTTGCAATTGAGGCATATAAAGAGTGCAGTAAAGAATTATTAATACACAAATCAATCCGCGAACTTTCGCGATCGCCAATAAACGATAATACTAATTGATTATCTTTTTCAAATTGAGTGATAAATAATTGCGTGACTAAAATAGGTTGTTCAGAATGTTTTTCTGCCGGGTAAATGGCAAATTTACCTTGATTTTTATTACGTTCTGCTAATGCTTGTTGATGCTCCATCGCCAAAAGATACTGTTGTTCATCATCGCTAAATTGATGCGCATGTTGTTTTGCGGCAAAAATAAATAAATCTAACAAAGCATCGGCGGCCAATTGTACGAACCGTCGTGTTAAATAAAGATGTTGTTGATCAGTATCTTGCCCATCAATGGTCAACACCATCCGATCTTCTTCGGGAATATAGTTGACGTGAAGCTGCTTAATATTCATAGCACAGCCACCTTATATGCACACTTACTATAAATCTAGCAAATAAATGTACATTTATCCAGCGCACAAACAATTATTTCTGATTAATTGAGAAAATTAGGTTATTTTTGCCGTGTTTTGGATAAATAATTGTTTTATAATCTTCAAAATTTTATTTTAGGCTGAATATTATGCAAGATTTAACCGGGAAAATAACTTTAATCACGGGAGCATCGGCGGGCATCGGTGCTGCCTGTGCCGAAATCTTCGCCAAACAGGGCGCGCATTTACTATTAACCGCGCGTCGCCACGATAAATTGCAACAATTAAGCCAAGATTTGCAGCAACGTTATCACACATCCGTCGATTATGCCGTGCTCGATGTCACTAACCCGCAAAACGTACAAGACGTACTAAAAGATTATCCAAAAATTGATATTGTGATTAATAATGCTGGACTGGCGCTGGGACTCGATCCCGTTGAAAGTGCTGCCATTGCCGACTGGGATAATATGATCGATACCAATATCAAAGGATTGCTCTATGTGACTCAACAAATCATTCCTAAAATGAAAGCTCACAACCACGGCCATATTATTAATATCAGTTCGACTTCGGCGCATCGCGTTTATCCTGGCGGTAGTGTCTATTGCGCCACGAAACATGCGGTCGATGCCATCACTCGCGGTTTAAAATTAGAATTAGCCGATACACCTATTCGAGTCACTGCTCTTGAACCTGGACTTACAGAAACAGAATTTAGTCTGGTGCGTTTTCAACACGATGCGAACCGTGCCAGACAAGTTTATGCCAACATGACGCCACTCACCGCAGAAGATATTGCAGAAGCAGTGTTGTTTTGTGTGACTCGCAAAGCGCATATTAATATTAATTCTCTGCAAATTACACCAGTCGATCAAAAAGGCTTAGGGTAATTTCTCATTATGCATTTATTTTTTATCGGCATTTTATTAGGTTTGGGGGCAGCCATCCCCATTGGACCGGTGAATTTAGAAATGATTCGACGACATTTACGTTTGGGATTATTTTCAGGCGTAAGCTTAGGTATAGGCGCTTGCTGC harbors:
- a CDS encoding SDR family NAD(P)-dependent oxidoreductase, whose translation is MNIMQDLTGKITLITGASAGIGAACAEIFAKQGAHLLLTARRHDKLQQLSQDLQQRYHTSVDYAVLDVTNPQNVQDVLKDYPKIDIVINNAGLALGLDPVESAAIADWDNMIDTNIKGLLYVTQQIIPKMKAHNHGHIINISSTSAHRVYPGGSVYCATKHAVDAITRGLKLELADTPIRVTALEPGLTETEFSLVRFQHDANRARQVYANMTPLTAEDIAEAVLFCVTRKAHININSLQITPVDQKGLG